From Candidatus Binatia bacterium:
GGCCGTTTGGATCAGCGCACACGCCCTTCGCACCGACAGGCCACGCGAGGATGCGTAGGCGACCTGTCGGCGACGAACGCGTGCGCTCACCACTTTTTTGCCGAGATCTCCTTCATGACTTCGATCTCGAGATCACGCTCGACGACCAGCTTCTTGAGCCGAGCATTCTCCTGCTCGAGCGAGCGAAGCCGCTTGGTGTCGCTCGCCGTCATCGAACCGAACCGCTTCTTCCAAGCGTAGATCGTCTGCTCGCTGACGCCGTGCTTCTTCGCGACGCCGGCCACCGGGGACCGATCGGTCTCCCGGAGGATCTTCACCATCTGGTCGTCTGTGAATCTGCTCTTGCGCATTCTGCTCTCCGTACTGGTTGCCGGAGAGGCAGATTCTCATGTCTCGGCTGGCACGAAACACTCAGAGCAGGTCACATCGAGAATTCGCTGGACCTCAGTCCAGAAGCACCTTGAAACCGCCCGCGACCATCCGCGGGAGGCCGGGCCGAGCACCGAAAGGCCTTCTCGACACGATGTACTCATTGTCGAAGGCGTTGGCGATCGTGACATACAGGCGCACCCACTCGACCGGGCTCCAGCCCATCGCGAGATCCGCGACGAAGGCCGATGGGATCTTCTCATTCTCCGGGATGGGGCCCTGTCCCGCGACGTCGCGCATCGTGCCAACGTAGCGCATCGACAGAGTCACGTCCCAGTGATCGCCGAGCAATCCGACGTTCGCGGTCACAAGATGCTCTGGGAGGTACGGAAGCTCGTCGCCCTCCTCCACGTCTCCGAATACCGGGCTCGCCGAAGAAAACGTCGAACGGAACTCGGAGTGGGTGTAGGTGTACACGAGTGAAGTCGGGACGTTGAAGGACCAGGCAGTTTCAAAGGCGTGCGCGAGCTGGACCTCGGCGCCGATGACGTCGACCGCCCCGCCGTTGAACTGCTCGTCCACCTCGCTCGGTTCGCAGCCCGTGACTTGCCGGCAGTTCGCGATCAGGTTGCTGTAATCGCTCCAGAAACCGATGACCTCCGCCGAAGACTCCTCCCAGAAGAAGCGCCCTCCGAGCTCGTAGTTGGTGGCTTCCTCGGGATCCGCATTCTCGGCCTGCCCCGGTGCGACGGGGCTGAAGCCACGGTGCACACCGCCGAGCACGCTCCAACTGTCATCGATGAAGTAGACGGCTCCGATGCCGGGGATGACGACGTCCTGTGAGCTGGTCTGGTGTGCGGGCTCCGGCCCTACCTGCTCGTCGAACTTCGTATCGATGAGCTCGGCTCGCACGCCCGCCGTCACAACGAGATCCTCCCACTCGATCTCGTCTTCCACATAGAACGCCCAGGCGGTCGTAGACCCGACGCTGTCGACGATCGTGATCGTGGGGGTGGCCGTGCGTTCGAGGCTGCCGCCGAACATGTCGTACGGATCCTCGGTGTGGTCCCGGTCGATTCGATCATAGTGGATCCGCACCCCGCCGCTCAGCCCGTGGGTCAACGGCCCGGTCTGCACCTCCCCATCGCCCTGCAGCTGAATGCCCTGCGAAACAAATTCTCGATCGTTCGTGCCGATTCGGAGCGTTTCGAGCCGATTACTCGTGTCCTGCTCCCCCTTGAGCACCGCGAGGAACACCGCATTGATCCCCGTCGGGTTGGCGAAGATGTCACGCAGCGTTGGCGCTCCCGGCGCGAAACGGTTCAACTTCGTCCACGCCCTCTTGAAGTCGTGACGGTATGCGGTGAGCTGGAGGTTCAGCTCGTCTCGCCACGTGAGAAGCTGCGTGAATTGGTATTGTTGGCGGTCCCACTCCATTTGACCAAGCTGACTGGACACGTAACGCCGGTAGGGATTCTCCTCGAAGTCTGCGTCCGACAGCCCCAGATACGTCTCGTCAGAACTCTCGTCGGAGTAACCGAGCTTGATTCCGTTGTTGAGGAAGAAGCCGGCCCCCAGATCGAAACCCGCCTCGCCCTTCAGAACGATCTCGTTTCGCTGAAAACCGGTCGGGCCTCCTCCGTCGAGCTCCTTGAACCCGCTGCTCTGAAGGTGCACACCCTCGAGCGACAACCCGAAGTTCTCCCAAGTGCCCCCGGCCCACCCGTGAAACTTGCCATAGCCGTAGCTTCCGTATGCCGCATCAACCGCAACGGTCGGCTCGATCGGGATTCGACGGCTGACGAAGTTGATCGCACCCCCGACCGTCTGCGGACCATACCGAACCGACGCAGGCCCTTTGAAGACCTCGACCGCGACCATACG
This genomic window contains:
- a CDS encoding TonB-dependent receptor, whose protein sequence is MILHPHGILAVAALLLATGSARAQDEAPTPSRTRIEEIRIVGKKSDAARIAGSATVIEEEDLERFEYDDPHSILRMVPGVYLREEDGFGLRPNIGIRGVSAERSAKVTLMEDGILFGPAPYSAPAAYYFPLMTRMVAVEVFKGPASVRYGPQTVGGAINFVSRRIPIEPTVAVDAAYGSYGYGKFHGWAGGTWENFGLSLEGVHLQSSGFKELDGGGPTGFQRNEIVLKGEAGFDLGAGFFLNNGIKLGYSDESSDETYLGLSDADFEENPYRRYVSSQLGQMEWDRQQYQFTQLLTWRDELNLQLTAYRHDFKRAWTKLNRFAPGAPTLRDIFANPTGINAVFLAVLKGEQDTSNRLETLRIGTNDREFVSQGIQLQGDGEVQTGPLTHGLSGGVRIHYDRIDRDHTEDPYDMFGGSLERTATPTITIVDSVGSTTAWAFYVEDEIEWEDLVVTAGVRAELIDTKFDEQVGPEPAHQTSSQDVVIPGIGAVYFIDDSWSVLGGVHRGFSPVAPGQAENADPEEATNYELGGRFFWEESSAEVIGFWSDYSNLIANCRQVTGCEPSEVDEQFNGGAVDVIGAEVQLAHAFETAWSFNVPTSLVYTYTHSEFRSTFSSASPVFGDVEEGDELPYLPEHLVTANVGLLGDHWDVTLSMRYVGTMRDVAGQGPIPENEKIPSAFVADLAMGWSPVEWVRLYVTIANAFDNEYIVSRRPFGARPGLPRMVAGGFKVLLD